The sequence below is a genomic window from Candidatus Acidiferrales bacterium.
GAATAGACAAGGCCGGTAACCAGCACAAGGTCTGCAATGATCTGTAGCGGAGCGTGCCAGCGAGCTTCAGGAATCCATTTCAAAAGAATGACGAAACATACAGCGAGAAAATACCACAGCAGAATCACCGGCACGAAATAACGCGCGATCAGCGGCAGCGGTGACAGTTGGTGGACCGCAAGAACAATGGCCAACAGAAAACTGATGACGAGAAACCGCACTCGTCCCAGCCATCCAAGCCATTCCAGTGTGTTTTGTGAAAGTTGCATTCCCGATCCGCCCCCGACCGCTCACCCCAAGGAATCGGGACTCCGTTTGAGGCTCATCCCGCTTAAGATAACGGCGCGGCTCCTGGCCCTTCTGTGGTTAATGTTGCTCAGCCAGAAGCCGCGCACCATCCGATAAATGGGAAGTTCGTCACGCCCTTCCCGCATTTGCAATAACGTCTAGCTGCCCCCGCCTGCCAGCTTGCCGATCAGCGAGAACAGTGGCAAGTACATCGATATAACGATGCCGCCGACCACAATTCCCAAAAACAAAATCATGATCGGTTCGAGCAGGGTCAGCAAATCTTTTACCGCAGCGTCCACTTCGTCCTCATAGAAGTCCGCAATCTTCTGCAGCATGGTGTCCATCGCGCCCGTCTGCTCTCCGACGGCGATCATCTGTGTCACCATGCCGGGGAAAACTTCCGTTTCCTTCAGCGGGTCCACCAAAGAACGTCCAGCCTCGACCGCCTTCCGAGTCTTTTGGATGGCTCGTTCCACAATCGCGTTGCCGGAGGTCTTTGCCGTAATGTCCAATCCTTCGAGGATCGGCACGCCGCTCGAAATCAACGTTCCCAATGTTCGCGTGAACCGCGCCACGCAAATCTTGCGCAGGAGCATGCCAAGTATGGGAAGCTTGAGCAGCGTGGCGTCAATGGCGTATTTCCCTTGCGGCGTCCCGTACCAGACTTTCAACCCGATCCCGCCTCCGACGAGAACCACCAAGATGAATAATCCATAGTAACTCCCGACGAAGTTACTCAGCCCGATAACGATTCGCGTTGGCAAAGGCAGATTCGCTCCCAATCCGGCGAACAACGTCACGAAAATGGGCACGACCTTCCACAGCAACAAAGCAATGACGCCCGCTGCTATGCCGATGACCGCGCATGGATAGATCATCGCCGACTTCACGGCGCGTTTTAGCTTTACGTTTTTCTCAATATACGTCGAGAGCCGCTGCAAAATGGTGTCGAGAATACCGCCCGTCTCGCCCGCCTCCACCATGTTGTAGTAGAGCGGATCGAAAACCTTCTCATACTGCCGCATGGAAGAAGACAGCGTGGATCCCCCTTCCACGGAAGAGCGCACGCCGGTCAGCACTTTTTGGAACGTCTTGTTCTCCTGCTGCTGTGCAAGGATCTCCAGACACTGGACGAGTGGCAATCCGGCGTCAATCATCACGGAGAACTGGCGGGTAAATATTGCCAGGTCCTTGCTCTTCACGCCTCCGCCAAACGTCGGAACGGCGAACTCCTTGCCCTTCTCCGACACTTTGCTGACGTTGATCTGCTCGCGCCGCAATAGTGTCTGCAGCTCCGCCTTGCTGGACGCAGAGCGCTCCCCGGCGATCTTAGTCCCGGCCCGGTTAACCCCCGTATATGTGTAGACCGGCATGTCCTTGCCTCCTATCCCTGTTATCCGCGACGTCTATCGGCGCGAGAATGTTTTTCCAGTTGGCGCCTGAGATGTCGTCGTCACTCCACGATTGATTAAGTCCTGCAACTCGTCCGGATTCGATGAACGCAACAATGCCGTTTCCAGACTGATCGCTTTCTGGAAATAGGCATTCGCCAGCGATTGGTTGAATGTCTGCATACCTGTCTGTCCTGTTCCCGTTTGCATGGCCGAGTAAATTTGATGGATCTTGTCTTCGCGGATGAGGTTCCGAATCGCAGCGGTCGGAATAAGGATTTCCATAACCATGGCGCGCCCCCGGCCGTCGGACCGCGGCAGGAGCGACTGGCATAGAATTCCTTCCAACACCATGGACAACTGTGCGCGAACTTGCGGCTGCTGGTGGGCCGGGAAGACATCCACGATACGATTGATCGTCGATACCGCCGAGTTGGTGTGCAGCGTGGCAAAGGTCAAGTGGCCAGTTTCCGCGATCCGCAGAGCCGATTCGATCGTCTCCAAGTCCCTCATTTCGCCGATCAGCACAACGTCCGGGTCTTCGCGGAGCGCTGCTCGCAACGAATTCGCGAAGGAATGCGTGTCTGAATGCACTTCGCGCTGATTGACCAGGCATTTCTTGTGATTGTGAAGAAACTCGATCGGGTCCTCGATCGTAATCATGTGCTCTTCGCGCTCATTATTAATTTTGTCGAGCATCGCGGCGAGCGTCGTTGACTTTCCCGACCCCGTTGGTCCAGTTACCAGAACCAGCCCGCGCGGCTTGTCGCAAAGGCTGCGCACGACGGCCGGGAGCCCCAATCCTTCAAAACTCTTGATTTCCCATGGAATCGTACGAAAGACGGCGGCGACAGCCCCGCGCTGGTGAAAGATGTTTCCGCGGAATCGCGCCAGGCTTTTCAAGCCGAATGAAAAGTCCAGCTCCAAATTCTCTTCCAGGCGATGCTTCTGCGCGTCCGTCAACACGCTGTAGGCCAGAGCCTTCGTATCCGCAGCTGTCAGCGGCGGCATGTCCAGCGGACGCAGATGTCCATTCACGCGCACTCTCGGCGGCGTATTAGTGGACAGATGCAGGTCGCTCCCGCCCATTTCAATCATCGTCTTCAACAATTCACTCAGCGAAATACTCGCCATCTGAATTCCCTCCGCCTAGAGCACCGTCTCACGCACTACCTCTTCCAATGTCGTCATTCCCGCCGCAATCTTGAGCAGCCCGCTTCGCCTCAGCGTAATCATTCCTAGCTCCAGAGCCTTTTTCTTCAATTCCAAAGCCGACGCGCCCACCAAAATCAATTCCTTCAACTCGTCATTAATCTCCATGACTTCGTATAAACCGACGCGGCCCTTATAACCAGTGTTGTTGCACGTCCCACACCCACGCCCGTGGTAAACGGTTGTGACCTTCGACTCTTCCGGCGTGTACCCTGCATCCACCAGAGCTTGGGGTGTGATCGTCATCGGTTCTTTGCATTGCGAACACACGCGCCGCACAAGGCGCTGCGCGCAAATCAAGTTCACCGAAGTCGCTACAAGGAACGGCTCAATTCCCATGTTCATCAAGCGGCTGATGGTCGAAGGCGCGTCGTTGGTGTGCAGCGTCGAGAGCACCAAGTGGCCGGTCAGCGCGGCTTTCACCCCAATTTCCGCCGTCTCGAAGTCGCGGATCTCGCCGACGAGAATGATGTTGGGGTCTTGGCGCAGAAAAGCCCGCAGGGCCGACGCGAAGTTCAGCCCAATCTGGTCTTTCATCTGCACCTGGTTGATTCCGGGCAATTGAAACTCGACCGGGTCCTCCGCGGTCATGATGTTGGTGTCCATGGTGTTCAGCCGCGCCACAGAGGAATACAACGTGTTCGTCTTGCCCGATCCGGTCGGGCCAGTCACGAGCACCATCCCGTACGGCCGCAGAATCGCTTTCGTGAACTTGTCCAGAGACTCTTGCTCGAACCCCAGTTTGGTCATGTCCAGCCGCAGATTTTCCTTGTCCAGCAACCGGAGAACGATTTTCTCGCCGAAGAGCGTCGGAACCGTCGAAACACGGAAGTCCAGCTCCTTCTTTTTTCCATCCTTGGCGTACTTGATCATGATGCGGCCGTCTTGCGGCAGCCGCTTTTCGCTGATGTCCAGCTTCGACATAATCTTGATGCGGCTTGTGATCGCATCCTTCAGCTTCAACGGGGGCGCCATCACGTTCTGCAATACGCCGTCAATGCGGAACCGCACGCGATATTCCTTTTCATACGGTTCAACGTGAATATCGCTCGCGCCACGCTTCAGCGCGTCGGTCAAAACCAAGTTCACTAGCTTGATGATTGGAGCTTCTTCGGCGGCCTTTTCGAGCGAGGCCAGGTCCATATCGGCCTCTTCTTGCGAAAGTTCCAGCGCCGCCTCTTCCCCGGCAAGGTCTTTCATCACCTTGTCAAGTTCTTCGACGCTCTCCGCTGCTCCGTAAAATTTCCCGATCGCCTCCGAAATCGCTGTTTCCGAAGCGACGACAGGCTCCACGTTGAATCCCGTCATGAACTTGATATCGTCCATGGCGAAGACGTTTGTGGGGTCCGTCATCGCGATCGTCAGCGTCGAGCCCACGCGCGACAGCGGCACGATCTGGTATCGCACTGCGGTTTCTTGCGGGATTAGCTTGATGACCGTGGGGTCGACTTCATAGAACTTCAGGTTAATCGAAGGAACGCCATATTGCCGAGAGAGGACCGCCGTAATGTCTTCGTCGCTGACCAGCCCTAACTTTACAAGACAGGTCCCCAGTCGTCCGCCTTCCCTTTTCTGGTAATCAAGTGCCTGCTTCAGCTGATCGGAGGAGATCAGGCTGTCGCGAACCAGTATTTCTCCCAAACGGGACGACATTCACAGCACTCCTGTGCGCGAACTTGTCGCGGAAGTCCAAAGGTTAACATGCACAGAAGTGGGAATCTGGATTCCCGTTCGGAGTCGTTCTGTAACAGGAACCTGTACACTGGTACAGGGTGTGCCACTCTGCTTGCGCGCTTTCTTGACTTGCCATTTTTTGCTCGTTATCGTGTCAGAAGATGTCGCAACAGCCGATTATCCACGAGCTGGTAGCCAAGGACGGAACTTTGGAGCGCCCTGAAACATTCCCCACACGCGCCAAATCCTTGCGTCAATACTACGACGCGCTCTTCCGCCGGCTCGGGCCGCAGTCGTGGTGGCCCGCGAAAACCCCCTTCGAGGTAATTGTCGGTGCCATACTCACACAGAACACGTCATGGAGTAACGTTGAACGTGCCATAGCAAATCTACGCCGCGAGCGCCTTCTCACTCCACGCTCGCTCGAACGTGTTCCATTGCTGCGCTTGGCCATTTTGATTCGGCCGTCGGGCTATTTCCGGCAGAAAGCACGAAAACTCAAGGCGTTTGTCCGTTTTCTTCGCAAAGATTATTCCGGTTCGCTCGCACGCATGTTTCAAACTCCGACACTCGAATTGCGCGAAAAGCTTCTCGTCGTTCACGGCATTGGCCCGGAGACCGCCGATTCAATCCTTCTTTATGCAGGCCAAAAACATGTCTTTGTTGTCGATGCTTACACCAAAAGGATTCTTTCGCGCCACGGCTGGGTCCCTGAGGATGCAACCTATGAGGAAATGCGCGGTCTCATCGAGTCTGAGTTTCCGCGCCACGTCTCGCGATACAATGAGTTTCATGCGCTTCTCGTCAGCGTGGGCAAGAACTGGTGCCGTCCGCGCGAGCCGCGCTGTTTCGAATGTCCCTTGCAGCCTTTTCTTGAGCCTGTGAAATGAACAAAACGAACTGGACTCGTCGCTTATGGCTCGCATTAGGGGGTTTGTGCGTCTCTCTCCTTGCTGCCGCTATTTTCACGCTTGGGTCGCTCAATGCGCCTGTTCGCCCTGATAATGTGCATGATTTTATCGTCCTGTTTTCCCTGTCCGCTTTCGCCTTCGAAGCGTTCCTTGTATTCAGCCTGATCCTCGGGCGGAATATTGTTCGGCACTTGGCGGAGCATCGCGTCGGCCTCCTCGGCTCCCGTTTTAAGACCAAAATGGTCTTGGGAGCGATGGGCGTATCGCTTCTTCCCGTTGTCTTTCTTTTCTTTTTCAGTTATGCGCTCATGAACCGAACGATGGCGATTTGGTTTCCCAAGCCTCTCGAAACCGCCAACGAACAAAGCCGTGCTCTCATCAACGAAATGAGCAGCAAGGAGCGAGACAAACTAAACAGCCTCGCGCAGGACGTCGCCGCGTGGCTTTCCACCCCTCGTCGCAAACACGACTTGCGCCATTATGCGATCCGCCCTGACTCCGAATTCGATGTTGTGTGGACCTCAAACGCCGCTGGAGCAAAAATCGAGAGCGTCCCCGCATTCCCGAGCACAGACCAATTCAATCGGGAAATGACGTTCCCAAGCGGGGCGCAAATCTGGCAAATTGGGCGCAAGCTGTATCTTACGGGGCGCGCTCCTTACCGTGGTGGAGATGTGATGATTGGGCGCAGTTTGCCTGACGATTTCCGCGAAAGACTGAACGACATTGAAAGCGACGACCTGACGTATCACGCTCAATATCAGCACCTTCGCCTTTTCAAGAACGAAATCGTTCTTGGCCTGCTTCTGATCACTTTGCTTCTCCTCTTCGCAACCATGTGGGTCGCTCTCTTTCTCTCCAAGCGCGTGACAGTGCCGATTCAAGCTCTCGCGAAGGCCACCGGCCAAGTCGCGCACGGCAATTTGGATTACCGCATCACAATCCGCGCACACGATGAACTGGGCGTCCTCGTCAATTCCTTCAATGAAATGGCCGCGCAGCTGGGACAGTCGCGCCAGCAAATTGACGAATTTACCCGCAATCTACAGCAGGCTCTCGAAGAAATCGAACATCGCCGCAAGCTGATGGAGACGATCCTGGAGAACATTCCCACCGGGGTCATTTCGCTCGATGCCAATGGAGCGGTCAACCGCATCAACTCCGCAGCAGCCAAGATTTTTGGCAAAGAAACGGCGGTGGCAAAGTCGCTTTCCGAACTGGCCGGCGAAGAGGTCTCTCGCCGCATTCTTCATCTGATGCGCCGCTCTCTGCGCATGGGCGTGGCGTCAGATGAACTCGAAATTGCAGCCCCTGGACGTTTCCACCATGTCGCCGTTACGGTGAGCCCGCTTGGCTCTGGTTCGGCTAATCCCGGTTTTGTCGTTGTGATTGATGATGTGACCGAACTTCTCCGGGCGCAGAAAACCGCCGCATGGCAAGAAGTCGCTCAGCGGATCGCGCACGAAATCAAGAATCCCTTAACGCCGATCCAACTGTCAGCCCAGCGCCTTCTACGGCATCTCGAACGGTCTTCTCCGGCGCGTCGCCGCGAAGACCGTTCCGAGTGGCCATCCTTGGTCTCCGAATGCGCGCACCTCATTCAGCGCGAGGTGCACACGCTGGAATCTCTGGTGAATGAATTCTCTCAGTTTGCGCGATTTCCTGCCGCTCGACTCGCGCCAGCCGACGTCAATTCCATTGCCTCCGACGCGCTCGATGTTTTCGAGGGCCGCCTCGAAGGCGTCGCGATCCACCGCGAACTTTCATGCGTTTTACCCGCCGTCAAAGCCGATTCCGAACTCCTCCGCCGCGTGATTGTCAATCTTATCGACAACGCTGCCGAGGCCCTTGAAGGCGCCACCCTTCGCAGCATCACCGTCACAACGCGCGTAGCGGGACAAGGCGACGCAATCGAAATTGAGGTCTGTGATACCGGCCATGGCATATCGCCCGAAGACAAGGACAAACTCTTCCTCCCGCATTTTTCGACGAAAGACCGCGGCACCGGCCTCGGCCTCGCCATCGCCAGTCGCATCATAAGCGAGCATCACGGCACGCTGCGCGTCGAAGATAACGTTCCCTCTGGCACTCGCTTCATCATCCGTTTGTCTGCTGTGGAAGTTGCAGCGCCGCAACCAAGCGCGAGCACACCATCATGAAGACGTCCACGGCATCCGTCGACAAGAAGCTTGAAGAATTAGCAGACGCAATACCACCCCGGGTTCTGAAGTATTTCTATCTGCTTTCTTTCGTTGCGGGCGCCATTTGCTCCCTTCTGTGGACTGCAGGCCTCATCCTCATCGTCGCCACTCACCGTTCGTGGGTGACTCTCTTTCGAGGATCGGAATCATTGTTCGCACTTGCCTTCTTTATTTGGGCGACACGAGAAATGTTTCGAGCTTTTAGGGATGTCACCAGCACTGGCGATCGAGGCCAAGAGCCAAGGTAAACTGATCCTCCTATGCCTGCCTCCATCCTCATCGTCGACGACGAGACTGGCATTCGCCAGTCGCTCTCGGCGCTTCTCCGCGACGAAGGCTATGAAGTTCAAGCCGTCTCTTCCGGCGAGGAATGCCTCGACGCAGTTAAGCATCGTCCATTTGATCTCATTCTTCTCGACGTTTGGCTCCCGGGCATGGACGGCCTCAAAACGCTCGAGCTCCTCAACGAACGCGATGGCAACATGCCCATGGTTCTGATGATCTCCGGCCATGCAAAAATTGAAATCGCCGTTCGCGCTACAAAACTCGGCGCCTTCGATTTCATTGAAAAACCTCTTTCGCTGGAAAAAACGGTTCTCGCGATCAAGAACGCGCTCGATTATCTGCGCCTAGAAAAAGAGAATCGCCGCCTTCGCGCGGAACTCGAGCAGCGTTATCAAATCCTCGGCGACAGCGTCCCCATGAAAGCCTTGCGCCAGCAAATCGCACTCACCGCCCCCACGACTGGCCGCGTCCTCATCTACGGCGAAAGTGGAACGGGCAAGGAACTCGTCGCGCGGGCCCTTCACGCACAGAGTTCGCGCTCCAACGCGCCATTTGTGGAAGTGAATTGCGCGGCCATCCCCGAAGAATTGATCGAATCCGAACTTTTCGGCCATCGCAAAGGCAGCTTCACTGGCGCAAGCGAAGACAAGGTTGGCAAGTTTCAGAAGGCTGCCGCTGGAACGTTATTTCTGGATGAAGTCGGCGACATGAGTCTCAAGACCCAATCCAAAGTCCTTCGCGCTCTCGAAGAGCACCGCGTCGAGCCCATCGGCTCAAATGAAATGGTTGCGGTGGACGTTCGCGTGATCGCCGCCACAAACAAAAAACTCGAAAATGAAATCGCACACAACGCTTTCCGCGAGGATCTTTTTTATCGTCTGAACGTCATCCCGTTCACCGTCCCGCCTCTGCGCGATCGCGTGGAAGACGTCCCCACGCTTGCCCGTCATTTCCTCGCCGAGTTCAATGGCGCTTACGGCCGCAAGCCCAAGGAGCTTACTTCCGCCGCCATGGAAATCCTCATGCGTTATCCCTGGCCCGGCAACGTTCGCGAACTGAAGAATCTCATCGAGCGTCTTGTCATCATGTGCCCCAGCCAGCACATTGAGCCTCATCATCTTCCGCCCGAGGTATTCCGTGGCGCTGCGCGCAGCCTTCAAAATCCTTATGCCACGTTGCAGGAGGCGCGAGCGGCTTACGAGCGCGAATTCATCCTGCACAAACTGGAAGAAAATCAATGGAACATGACGAAGGCAGCCGCTGCGATTGGCCTCGAGCGCACCCACCTCTACCGCAAGATGAAATCTCTTGGAATTGCTCCTTCCAGAGCGTAATTGCAATGTGAAAAGTCAAACGGCTATTCGTCGCCTTCTTCGCTCATCTGCTCGAGTTGGTGATGCCAGTCGAGTTGCTTCACCACTCCACGGTCTCCTCGCCAGTTTGCATGCACTGCGGCGTTCAACTCCAGATAAATCTTCACTCCGAGCAGCTCTTCCAGCTCTTTCCTGGCTGCTGTTCCGATTTCTTTAATCATCGTGCCCCCGCGCCCAATCACAATTCCCTTCTGTCCTTCGCGCTCGACGTAAATCGTCGCGCGAATCTTCACGAATTTCTCGCTCTCCTCCCACTCGTCCACGAGCACGGCCACAGCGTGCGGCACTTCTTGCCGAGTCAGCGCCATCGTTTTTTCGCGGATAATCTCTGCAGCCAGAAATCGCTCAGGCTGGTCCGTATGCAGATCCGTCGCGAAGTAAGGCGGATGGACGGGTAATCGCGCAATCCAGTTTTCGACCAGCGCCAGCGTTCCTTCGCCCGTCCGCGCGGAAATGGGAAAGATCTCCTCGAAATCGTGTTCGCGCCGCCAGCGATCAATCAACGGCAGGAGCCGCTCCTTGCGAACGCGATCGATTTTGTTCAGCAGCAAGTGCGCAGGCCCGGAAAATCGCTTCATGTGCTCCAGCGAGTAGCGGTCTGCTGCTTGAAAATCCTCCGTCGCATCCACAACCAGCGAGACAATATCCGGAGCGTCCAGCGCCGCAGCAACTTCTTGCATCATCTGCCGGCCGAGCGCATTCGTGCCGCGATGAATCCCCGGCGTGTCAATCAGGACGGCCTGCCCGTTTTCGCGATTCAGAATTCCTTGAATGCGATTTCGCGTCGTCTGCGGCTGCGGCGAGACAATGGCCACCTTCTGCCCTACAAGGGTATTCACAAGCGTGGACTTCCCCGCGTTCGCCCTTCCGATAATGGCAATGAAACCAGAGTGAAATTCCATGAGGAAGGGATACTAGCCTTCTGAGCGGGACTCATGCACGGGATATTTTCCGCAAATCGCCGGAATCTCTATCTTCTGCTGCCACGAACGAGGGAATTTTCTCTTGGTGGCTATCCATACGGTCTGACCCAAATTCTGCTTGTCGCGGGCTTCCCCAAGTACAATTTCTTGGCCGACCCTGCCAGCGTCACCGTCATTGTCTCGTCGTACTCGCGCTTATGGACGCGCACCCGCGCTCCCGGCAGCAGACCCAGGCCTCCCAAAAAAGCGAGAAATTCGGGTTCTCTTTCATAAACACGTAGCACTTCATAGCTGCGCCCTGCCCCCGCCTCCGCCAGTCGAATCGCGCCATATCGCTTTCGCAGCTTCGCGAGTCCGCCAAATAGCGGCACGCCATGCGGGCATCGGCTCTCGCGTCCAAAGCGTTTCAATAGCAG
It includes:
- a CDS encoding type II secretion system F family protein; translated protein: MPVYTYTGVNRAGTKIAGERSASSKAELQTLLRREQINVSKVSEKGKEFAVPTFGGGVKSKDLAIFTRQFSVMIDAGLPLVQCLEILAQQQENKTFQKVLTGVRSSVEGGSTLSSSMRQYEKVFDPLYYNMVEAGETGGILDTILQRLSTYIEKNVKLKRAVKSAMIYPCAVIGIAAGVIALLLWKVVPIFVTLFAGLGANLPLPTRIVIGLSNFVGSYYGLFILVVLVGGGIGLKVWYGTPQGKYAIDATLLKLPILGMLLRKICVARFTRTLGTLISSGVPILEGLDITAKTSGNAIVERAIQKTRKAVEAGRSLVDPLKETEVFPGMVTQMIAVGEQTGAMDTMLQKIADFYEDEVDAAVKDLLTLLEPIMILFLGIVVGGIVISMYLPLFSLIGKLAGGGS
- a CDS encoding type IV pilus twitching motility protein PilT; amino-acid sequence: MASISLSELLKTMIEMGGSDLHLSTNTPPRVRVNGHLRPLDMPPLTAADTKALAYSVLTDAQKHRLEENLELDFSFGLKSLARFRGNIFHQRGAVAAVFRTIPWEIKSFEGLGLPAVVRSLCDKPRGLVLVTGPTGSGKSTTLAAMLDKINNEREEHMITIEDPIEFLHNHKKCLVNQREVHSDTHSFANSLRAALREDPDVVLIGEMRDLETIESALRIAETGHLTFATLHTNSAVSTINRIVDVFPAHQQPQVRAQLSMVLEGILCQSLLPRSDGRGRAMVMEILIPTAAIRNLIREDKIHQIYSAMQTGTGQTGMQTFNQSLANAYFQKAISLETALLRSSNPDELQDLINRGVTTTSQAPTGKTFSRR
- the pilB gene encoding type IV-A pilus assembly ATPase PilB, with translation MSSRLGEILVRDSLISSDQLKQALDYQKREGGRLGTCLVKLGLVSDEDITAVLSRQYGVPSINLKFYEVDPTVIKLIPQETAVRYQIVPLSRVGSTLTIAMTDPTNVFAMDDIKFMTGFNVEPVVASETAISEAIGKFYGAAESVEELDKVMKDLAGEEAALELSQEEADMDLASLEKAAEEAPIIKLVNLVLTDALKRGASDIHVEPYEKEYRVRFRIDGVLQNVMAPPLKLKDAITSRIKIMSKLDISEKRLPQDGRIMIKYAKDGKKKELDFRVSTVPTLFGEKIVLRLLDKENLRLDMTKLGFEQESLDKFTKAILRPYGMVLVTGPTGSGKTNTLYSSVARLNTMDTNIMTAEDPVEFQLPGINQVQMKDQIGLNFASALRAFLRQDPNIILVGEIRDFETAEIGVKAALTGHLVLSTLHTNDAPSTISRLMNMGIEPFLVATSVNLICAQRLVRRVCSQCKEPMTITPQALVDAGYTPEESKVTTVYHGRGCGTCNNTGYKGRVGLYEVMEINDELKELILVGASALELKKKALELGMITLRRSGLLKIAAGMTTLEEVVRETVL
- a CDS encoding ATP-binding protein, which translates into the protein MNKTNWTRRLWLALGGLCVSLLAAAIFTLGSLNAPVRPDNVHDFIVLFSLSAFAFEAFLVFSLILGRNIVRHLAEHRVGLLGSRFKTKMVLGAMGVSLLPVVFLFFFSYALMNRTMAIWFPKPLETANEQSRALINEMSSKERDKLNSLAQDVAAWLSTPRRKHDLRHYAIRPDSEFDVVWTSNAAGAKIESVPAFPSTDQFNREMTFPSGAQIWQIGRKLYLTGRAPYRGGDVMIGRSLPDDFRERLNDIESDDLTYHAQYQHLRLFKNEIVLGLLLITLLLLFATMWVALFLSKRVTVPIQALAKATGQVAHGNLDYRITIRAHDELGVLVNSFNEMAAQLGQSRQQIDEFTRNLQQALEEIEHRRKLMETILENIPTGVISLDANGAVNRINSAAAKIFGKETAVAKSLSELAGEEVSRRILHLMRRSLRMGVASDELEIAAPGRFHHVAVTVSPLGSGSANPGFVVVIDDVTELLRAQKTAAWQEVAQRIAHEIKNPLTPIQLSAQRLLRHLERSSPARRREDRSEWPSLVSECAHLIQREVHTLESLVNEFSQFARFPAARLAPADVNSIASDALDVFEGRLEGVAIHRELSCVLPAVKADSELLRRVIVNLIDNAAEALEGATLRSITVTTRVAGQGDAIEIEVCDTGHGISPEDKDKLFLPHFSTKDRGTGLGLAIASRIISEHHGTLRVEDNVPSGTRFIIRLSAVEVAAPQPSASTPS
- a CDS encoding sigma-54 dependent transcriptional regulator → MPASILIVDDETGIRQSLSALLRDEGYEVQAVSSGEECLDAVKHRPFDLILLDVWLPGMDGLKTLELLNERDGNMPMVLMISGHAKIEIAVRATKLGAFDFIEKPLSLEKTVLAIKNALDYLRLEKENRRLRAELEQRYQILGDSVPMKALRQQIALTAPTTGRVLIYGESGTGKELVARALHAQSSRSNAPFVEVNCAAIPEELIESELFGHRKGSFTGASEDKVGKFQKAAAGTLFLDEVGDMSLKTQSKVLRALEEHRVEPIGSNEMVAVDVRVIAATNKKLENEIAHNAFREDLFYRLNVIPFTVPPLRDRVEDVPTLARHFLAEFNGAYGRKPKELTSAAMEILMRYPWPGNVRELKNLIERLVIMCPSQHIEPHHLPPEVFRGAARSLQNPYATLQEARAAYEREFILHKLEENQWNMTKAAAAIGLERTHLYRKMKSLGIAPSRA
- the era gene encoding GTPase Era, which codes for MEFHSGFIAIIGRANAGKSTLVNTLVGQKVAIVSPQPQTTRNRIQGILNRENGQAVLIDTPGIHRGTNALGRQMMQEVAAALDAPDIVSLVVDATEDFQAADRYSLEHMKRFSGPAHLLLNKIDRVRKERLLPLIDRWRREHDFEEIFPISARTGEGTLALVENWIARLPVHPPYFATDLHTDQPERFLAAEIIREKTMALTRQEVPHAVAVLVDEWEESEKFVKIRATIYVEREGQKGIVIGRGGTMIKEIGTAARKELEELLGVKIYLELNAAVHANWRGDRGVVKQLDWHHQLEQMSEEGDE